A single region of the Actinoplanes sp. SE50/110 genome encodes:
- a CDS encoding SPFH domain-containing protein, whose translation MVALTAAFGGFDKTTGGEVGVVRNGGWFDNNRVRQVIQPASGLTWTGLYSTTHKYPAQQRFYTITSDARRGDRTGVDVVNTPSGDGVDMGIEGTVYFTLNLDPTTMTTFDNKFGTRQFRGTDGTLRYAYDGDEGWSSFLDAIVRPVIDNDLRIQISGFRCAELVSSCALVQNGAQGTANVGTPPAAATGQNNNSNIAKVQDAVNSSLAKDLADMLGGAFFEDIKFNLARVTLPAAVQDAVNKAQAAYAAVSEAQARVAQAKADADANKTRQLGYNACSACAQIDIIKALPPGVTTYAPGAGAAVPLK comes from the coding sequence GTGGTGGCTCTCACGGCCGCCTTCGGCGGATTCGACAAGACCACCGGGGGCGAGGTCGGGGTCGTCCGCAACGGCGGCTGGTTCGACAACAACCGGGTACGTCAGGTCATCCAGCCCGCTTCGGGTCTGACCTGGACCGGGTTGTACTCGACCACCCACAAGTACCCGGCTCAGCAGCGCTTCTACACGATCACCTCGGACGCCCGGCGCGGCGACCGCACCGGGGTCGACGTGGTGAACACCCCGTCCGGCGACGGCGTGGACATGGGCATCGAGGGCACCGTCTATTTCACCCTGAACCTGGACCCGACGACGATGACCACCTTCGACAACAAGTTCGGCACCCGGCAGTTCCGCGGCACCGACGGCACCCTGCGGTACGCGTACGACGGTGACGAGGGCTGGAGCAGCTTCCTCGACGCCATCGTGCGGCCGGTGATCGACAACGACCTGCGGATCCAGATCAGCGGCTTCCGATGCGCCGAACTGGTCTCCAGTTGCGCGCTGGTGCAGAACGGCGCTCAGGGCACCGCGAACGTCGGGACGCCGCCGGCGGCCGCCACGGGGCAGAACAACAACTCGAACATCGCCAAGGTGCAGGACGCGGTCAACAGCAGCCTGGCGAAGGATCTGGCGGACATGCTGGGCGGCGCCTTCTTCGAGGACATCAAGTTCAACCTGGCCCGGGTGACCCTGCCGGCCGCCGTGCAGGACGCGGTCAACAAGGCGCAGGCCGCGTACGCCGCGGTGAGCGAGGCTCAGGCGAGGGTCGCTCAGGCGAAGGCCGACGCCGACGCCAACAAGACCCGCCAACTCGGCTACAACGCGTGTTCGGCGTGCGCCCAGATCGACATCATCAAGGCGCTGCCGCCGGGCGTCACGACCTATGCGCCCGGCGCGGGCGCCGCGGTACCGCTGAAGTAG